The Penicillium digitatum chromosome 6, complete sequence genome has a window encoding:
- a CDS encoding Essential protein Yae1, N-terminal: MVLKSIVRVNFKDPNGCPPSIELRARDSICQVPYNTTSKTELPRYSVPMKPIHTDSAYAESSPSSPATTMSQDYPAVDNNSLDDIFGSSPPHEDILNAPLPSTTNPMNPAEPSDLPSLRRQHVTAGYRDGTSASKGAHVQEGFDGGFPVGAQLGMRAGTVLGIMEGLLRGFEERSGPGVVKKPVVRAGLSAATSTRTDGSGNTEVAELRRQKREQLRTLYETAVQELDVQAVFASADGGAAEVAPRAEDGEEERAEIQLGRKGDIVVGRWEGRVDVPKWEENMEALEMKEKEEGMEGMESKGEGQSQAIEHS; this comes from the exons ATGGTGCTCAAGTCCATTGTGAGAGTGAACTTCAAAGACCCTA ATGGGTGTCCTCCGTCCATTGAACTGAGAGCAAGGGACAGTATTTGTCAGGT ACCTTACAACACGACAAGCAAAACCGAACTACCTCGGTATTCTGTACCAATGAAACCTATCCACACTGACTCCGCGTACGCCGAATCCTCCCCGTCCTCCCCAGCAACAACAATGTCCCAAGACTACCCCGCAGTCGACAACAACTCCCTTGACGATATCTTCGGCTCCTCCCCACCCCACGAAGATATCCTCAACGCACCCCTCCCATCAACAACCAACCCAATGAACCCAgccgaaccctccgacctCCCCAGTCTCCGCCGACAACACGTCACAGCAGGCTACCGCGACGGCACGTCCGCCTCAAAGGGCGCGCACGTGCAAGAAGGCTTCGACGGAGGATTCCCCGTCGGCGCGCAGCTTGGTATGCGTGCCGGAACTGTACTGGGTATCATGGAGGGATTGCTACGCGGGTTTGAGGAGCGGAGTGGACCGGGTGTCGTGAAGAAGCCTGTTGTGCGGGCGGGTCTTTCTGCTGCTACATCTACAAGGACGGATGGCAGTGGCAATACTGAGGTTGCGGAATTGCGTCGGCAGAAGAGGGAGCAGCTCCGGACACTGTATGAGACTGCAGTTCAGGAATTGGATGTACAGGCTGTTTTTGCTAGTGCTGATGGCGGCGCGGCGGAGGTTGCGCCGAGGGCTGAGGATGGAGAAGAGGAACGGGCGGAGATACAGCTTGGGCGGAAAGGGGATATTGTTGTTGGACGGTGGGAGGGGAGAGTTGATGTTCCAAAGTGGGAGGAGAATATGGAGGCCTTGGAgatgaaggagaaggaggagggaATGGAGGGGATGGAGAGCAAGGGCGAAGGCCAGAGCCAGGCTATCGAGCACAGTTGA
- a CDS encoding Major facilitator superfamily domain, general substrate transporter: MTRKNASLSKRRSKANLRDTPSMESSADRTAQLMSQPSFSLDNEPIMPRTPIPTNTTFHNLPRSDRRNFLLLVLLYFLQGVPMGLATGSVPFLLKPYLSYGQIGIFSLASYPYSLKLFWSPIVDAVWSTRFGRRKSWITPVQVIAGLAMIYMGGHIEDMMIEAGANGGAGVWKFTYWWFLLVLFCATQDIAVDGWAITLMSPPNISYASTAQTVGLTAGQFLSYTVFLAFNSKDFANRWFRTIPGEGGLLSLGTYLNFWGWAYLIVTCGLAFLKKEERTKERDSIMDVYKSMWSVLKLKNIQTIILIHLVAKIGFQANDGVTSLKLLDKGFGQDNMALVVLIDFPFEIMLGYYAGQWSTNYGAMRLWGWAFVGRLAAAVLAQFTVMIYPTAPEMPMWYMLTVIGEHVLSTFMNTVMFVAISAFHARISDPAIGGTYMTLLATVCNLGGTFPRIFVLKLVDMFTQATCIPPVIAPPADSLKDTLITAAFSCSLEPEKNRCINGGGTCHIDRDGFYMTNILCVLIGTLTFIMFIKPAAQKLEELPLRAWRLSSSPQRG, encoded by the exons ATGACACGGAAAAACGCGAGCCTCTCGAAGCGCCGCTCCAAAGCGAACCT GAGGGACACGCCCTCCATGGAGTCCTCTGCCGACAGAACAGCCCAACTCATGTCACAACCGAGCTTCTCCCTCGACAACGAGCCGATCATGCCCCGAACTCCAATTCCGACAAACACGACTTTTCACAACCTACCACGCAGTGATCGCCGCAACTTCCTGCTACTGGTCTTGCTTTACTTCCTTCAAGGAGTTCCCATGGGCCTAGCCACTGGCTCCGTGCCCTTTCTGCTCAAGCCATACCTCTCATATGGCCAAATTGGAATCTTCTCCCTCGCCTCATACCCGTACTCACTCAAATTGTTTTGGAGTCCTATCGTCGATGCTGTGTGGAGCACGCGCTTTGGTCGGCGCAAAAGCTGGATCACCCCCGTTCAGGTGATTGCCGGATTAGCTATGATCTATATGGGTGGTCACATCGAGGATATGATGATAGAAGCCGGCGCTAATGGGGGTGCGGGAGTGTGGAAATTCACATACTGGTGGTTTTTGTTGGTGCTTTTCTGTGCCACCCAGGATATTGCTGTGGATGGATGGGCTATCACTTTGATGTCCCCGCCTAACATCTCTTACGCCTCGACCGCCCAAACAGTTGGATTGACAGCAGGCCAATTCCTGTCCTACACTGTCTTCTTGGCTTTTAACTCGAAAGACTTTGCCAACAGATGGTTCAGAACTATCCCAGGAGAGGGCGGTCTGCTTTCCCTCGGCACTTATCTCAACTTCTGGGGCTGGGCTTATCTGATCGTGACGTGTGGTCTGGCCTTCCTCAAGAAGGAAGAACGCACCAAGGAACGTGACAGTATTATGGATGTGTATAAGAGCATGTGGAGCGTTCTGAAGCTAAAGAACATTCAGACCATCATTTTGATTCACCTGGTTGCCAAGATCGGCTTCCAGGCCAATGACGGAGTCACTAGTCTCAAACTCCTGGACAAGGGCTTTGGCCAAGACAATATGGCCCTGGTGGTGTTGATCGACTTCCCCTTTGAAATCATGCTTGGCTACTATGCCGGCCAGTGGTCAACCAACTACGGCGCAATGCGCCTCTGGGGCTGGGCGTTTGTCGGACGACTGGCCGCTGCTGTGCTTGCCCAATTCACCGTCATGATCTACCCCACAGCCCCTGAAATGCCAATGTGGTACATGCTCACGGTAATTGGCGAGCATGTCCTTTCTACATTCATGAACACGGTCATGTTCGTCGCCATCTCGGCCTTCCACGCCCGTATCTCCGATCCAGCCATTGGCGGAACGTACATGACTCTCCTTGCAAC TGTCTGCAACCTGGGTGGAACATTCCCCCGCATCTTCGTCTTGAAACTGGTCGACATGTTCACTCAAGCAACATGCATTCCCCCAGTCATAGCTCCACCTGCCGATTCCCTCAAGGATACCCTCATTACGGCAGCTTTCTCCTGCTCCCTTGAGCCAGAAAAGAACCGTTGCATCAATGGCGGCGGTACCTGCCACATCGACCGTGACGGGTTCTATATGACGAACATACTTTGTGTGCTTATAGGCACTCTTACGTTCATTATGTTTATCAAGCCTGCTGCGCAGAAGCTAGAGGAATTGCCTCTCCGGGCTTGGCGGTTGTCTTCTAGTCCACAGCGAGGATGA
- a CDS encoding Polysaccharide deacetylase, putative, whose amino-acid sequence MHWLFIGSATLSVSLPTSALFSGIVDHGHWNELRGLTHNASYNASQAKKSSPPLVIDTFKYPTRNDLGFWHGSGENLPVEYGPGFIRLFPTDPDQNFHTQFDSKTCYSLIPWYNEYLHVIFEGTDQFSISFNQHNDECNPQRSPFPSIADSVQAERYVVHPASEAFGENDDWDNDEYDDWDDDDDVEADAGRNKQRHGRSKGGRRKHPQGNTKIPPGRRELYIPLTHFDIDFNRVVSVSFHGFYTKEPIALHHVEIVPDIPMPSPENGHYRLPGKLPNGRLVLRCSRPNSFAFGIDDGQPQFAQRVMRILDEEDVRVTFFVVGAGLRDRSSNFTNFYKEMLKKGHQVALHSNTHPKMESLPTLREIDDEIIQSMEIFRDKLGIQSSYFRPPFGTVAARLRQELARHIPNPYIVNWSVDVEDWLWANTSTPEKQLDAFFRGVGKGGNLAVMHYLNPTTIGYLPEFIRHIKGAGYHIMRIDQCLEDLSAPPL is encoded by the exons ATGCATTGGTTATTCATAGGATCTGCCACTCTTTCGGTATCCCTCCCAACCTCGGCTTTATTTTCCGGAATTGTTGACCATGGCCACTGGAATGAACTCCGAGGGCTCACCCACAACGCCTCTTATAACGCCTCTCAGGCAAAAAAGTCAAGTCCGCCACTTGTCATCGACACCTTCAAGTATCCAACTCGCAACGACCTGGGATTTTGGCACGGCTCTGGTGAGAATCTACCCGTCGAATATGGGCCGGGCTTCATTCGTCTATTCCCAACAGACCCGGACCAGAACTTCCACACACAGTTCGATTCCAAAACCTGCTACAGCCTGATACCCTGGTACAACGAGTATTTGCATGTTATCTTCGAGGGCACGGATCAATTTAGCATCTCGTTTAACCAACACAACGATGAGTGCAACCCTCAACGCAGTCCTTTCCCCAGCATTGCAGACTCCGTCCAAGCGGAGCGGTATGTTGTTCACCCTGCCTCAGAGGCTTTTGGGGAAAATGACGATTGGGATAATGATGAATATGATGACTGggatgacgacgatgatgtCGAAGCCGATGCTGGGAGGAACAAACAGAGGCACGGAAGGTCCAAGGGTGGTCGACGAAAGCACCCCCAAGGTAATACGAAAATTCCACCGGGACGTCGTGAGCTCTATATCCCTCTGACTCATTTCGATATCGATTTCAATCGCGTTGTATCGGTTTCATTTCATGGTTTCTATACCAAGGAGCCCATTGCTTTGCATCACGTGGAGATCGTGCCTGATATTCCAATGCCGTCGCCGGAAAATGGTCACTATCGCTTACCTGGAAAGCTGCCGAATGGGAGATTGGTTCTGCGTTGTTCTCGTCCGAATTCCTTTGCATTTGGTATTGATGATGGACAGCCGCAGTTTGCTCAGCGGGTCATGCGCATCCTtgatgaggaggatgttCGAGTTACTTTCTTCGTCGTTGGGGCTGGACTAAGGGATCGGTCGAGCAATTTCACGAACTTCTATAAGGAGATGTTGAAAAAAGGTCACCAAGTGGCACTCCATTCGAACACTCATCCAAA GATGGAATCGTTGCCAACCCTCCGTGAGATTGACGACGAGATCATCCAGTCCATGGAAATCTTTAGAGACAAGCTGGGCATACAGT CTTCATACTTCCGCCCGCCATTCGGTACAGTAGCTGCCCGGCTGCGCCAGGAGCTAGCCCGACACATACCAAATCCATACATTGTGAACTGGAGTGTCGATGTCGAGGACTGGTTGTGGGCCAACACGTCCACCCCAGAGAAGCAGCTTGATGCCTTCTTCCGCGGGGTTGGAAAGGGCGGAAATCTTGCTGTCATGCACTACCTAAATCCAACTACCATTGGGTACCTACCGGAGTTCATTCGTCATATTAAAGGTGCCGGATACCATATCATGAGAATCGATCAGTGTCTGGAGGATTTGTCCGCTCCACCGCTGTGA
- a CDS encoding Fringe-like: MVPRRFSRRLIAVATAIALLFLYQLGVLSSHNRQWRPHFTTTTEVPPSLDEKGEPVPFCPPLPGIENVLVVMKTGVTESREKVPVHFKTTLRCIPHFVIYSDFAEEIEGVQIHDVLKNMDSAAKQNPDFDFYHRIVKYGRKGLERQDFSDEANSAIGKPGNPGWKLDKWKFLPMAQEALRYKPDAKWFIFVEADTYISWPTALTWLAQFDHTKPHYLGTETQIADVIFAHGGSGFMLSNPALQRASDEYTTREVELNNFTDEHWAGDCVLGRVLSHIGVNLHFTWPILQNSNIGELDEFTTDFYRKPWCFIAVGLHHLSPSEIENLWKFEQKRWRDKNKRILIHGDIFREYIFPELNSQPTRANWNNMATEEQPFAQTVEDCRLLCETHKSCVQYAFREDKCFTSPNPRLGHAVSSGDVTSGWITSRIRGMVEKSGLCPKPDFGD; encoded by the exons ATGGTGCCCCGCCGGTTCAGTCGCCGCCTGATTGCAGTCGCTACCGCCATTgcgctcctcttcctctaCCAGTTGGGCGTCCTCTCCAGTCACAATCGCCAATGGCGCCCTCACTTCACAACAACGACAGAAGTGCCCCCTTCCCTCGACGAGAAAGGTGAACCAGTGCCATTCTGTCCACCCTTGCCAGGTATCGAAAATGTGCTCGTGGTAATGAAGACCGGAGTGACGGAATCGCGCGAGAAAGTTCCCGTCCACTTTAAAACAACCCTGCGATGCATCCCCCACTTTGTGATCTACTCCGACTTCGCAGAGGAAATCGAAGGCGTTCAAATCCATGATGTCCTCAAAAACATGGACAGCGCTGCAAAGCAAAACCCGGACTTCGACTTCTACCACCGCATCGTGAAATACGGCCGGAAGGGTCTAGAACGACAGGATTTCTCCGATGAAGCGAATTCCGCCATCGGAAAACCCGGCAACCCGGGCTGGAAGCTCGACAAATGGAAGTTCCTTCCAATGGCGCAGGAAGCGCTACGCTACAAGCCAGACGCGAAGTGGTTCATCTTTGTTGAAGCAGACACGTACATCTCATGGCCAACGGCCCTGACCTGGCTGGCCCAGTTCGACCACACTAAACCACACTATCTCGGCACGGAGACGCAGATCGCAGACGTTATCTTCGCCCACGGTGGCTCGGGCTTCATGCTCTCCAACCCCGCCCTACAACGCGCCTCCGACGAGTACACTACCCGCGAAGTCGAGCTGAACAACTTTACAGACGAGCACTGGGCCGGTGACTGCGTACTGGGCAGGGTCCTGAGCCACATAGGTGTCAATCTTCACTTCACATGGCCTATTCTTCAAAACTCCAACATCGGCGAGTTGGACGAGTTCACCACGGACTTCTACCGGAAACCATGGTGTTTCATCGCCGTAGGCCTCCACCACCTGTCACCAAGTGAAATCGAGAATCTATGGAAATTTGAACAAAAGCGCTGGCGTGAT AAAAACAAGCGAATCCTCATACACGGCGACATCTTCCGCGAATACATCTTCCCAGAATTAAACAGTCAACCCACACGCGCGAACTGGAACAACATGGCAACCGAAGAGCAGCCCTTCGCACAGACAGTCGAAGACTGTCGCTTACTCTGCGAGACGCACAAATCTTGCGTCCAATACGCTTTCCGTGAAGATAAATGCTTCACGAGTCCTAACCCGCGTCTCGGACATGCGGTTTCAAGTGGCGACGTGACATCCGGCTGGATTACTAGTCGGATTCGGGGAATGGTGGAGAAGAGTGGGTTGTGCCCGAAGCCTGATTTTGGGGATTGA
- a CDS encoding Pantothenate kinase, putative: MASKMEVDTSTPRKRPNRLEAAITNPGAVKINVTGAFIVDDEPRSKSPVDAEGVHYENKDIRLPHHTGVVSHVAVDIGGTLAKLVYFTREPDTVDNGGRLNFLNFETHRIDLCINFIRQLKEEHEKCNGSTREGLCVVATGGGAYKYYDRLKEELSVNILREEEMECLIIGLDFFITEIPNEVFTYSDADAEPMQYAEARPDVYPYLLVNIGSGVSMIKVSGPRQFERVGGTHLGGGTFWGIMSLLTGSRTFDDMLAMADRGDNSAVDMLVGDIYGMDYTKIGLKSTAIASTFGKVLRLKNDAEQGAEDGEGLIRGDPSETSDSGESIHGRKPNPEDMSRSLLYAISNNIGQIAYLQSEKHSVKHIYFGGSFIRGHRQTMNTLSYAIRFWSKGEKQAYFLRHEGYLGAVGAFIRRQPQNWGRRNSVDDVVAPQAVRNLVQNGYALQPHGRPFSEL; this comes from the exons ATGGCCTCCAAAATGGAGGTAGATACCAGTACTCCGCGCAAGCGCCCGAACCGTTTGGAAGCTGCAATCACCAATCCCGGCGCCGTCAAAATCAACGTCACGGGCGCATTCATCGTCGACGACGAACCACGATCCAAGAGTCCCGTCGATGCAGAGGGTGTACACTACGAAAACAAGGACATTCGGCTTCCACATCATACAGGCGTTGTGAGCCATGTGGCTGTCGAT ATTGGCGGAACACTTGCGAAGCTTGTTTATTTCACTCGAGAGCCGGACACTGTGGATAATGGCGGCCGTCTCAATTTCCTGAACTTTGAAACACACCGGATCGATCTGTGCATCAACTTCATTCGACAGCTCAAAGAAGAACACGAGAAGTGCAATGGTTCGACCCGGGAGGGATTGTGTGTGGTAGCTACTGGTGGCGGCGCATACAAATACTACGACCGGCTGAAAGAAGAATTAAGTGTTAATATTCTACGGGAAGAGGAGATGGAATGTCTGATCATTG gattgGATTTTTTCATTACCGAAATCCCCAACGAAGTCTTCACTTACAGCGATGCCGATGCCGAGCCGATGCAATATGCCGAAGCCCGGCCCGATGTCTACCCTTATCTCCTCGTCAACATAGGATCAGGTGTGTCGATGATAAAAGTCTCCGGTCCGAGGCAATTCGAGCGTGTCGGTGGAACACATCTCGGTGGTGGAACGTTCTGGGGCATTATGTCTTTATTGACGGGCTCCCGGACCTTCGACGACATGCTAGCAATGGCCGACCGTGGAGACAACAGTGCAGTAGATATGCTTGTAGGGGATATCTACGGCATGGACTACACCAAAATTGGATTGAAGAGCACAGCTATTGCCAGTACTTTCGGCAAGGTGCTCCGGTTGAAAAATGATGCCGAGCAAGGGGCTGAGGACGGCGAGGGCTTGATTCGCGGTGATCCTAGTGAAACCAGTGATTCCGGCGAGTCCATTCATGGACGTAAGCCAAATCCGGAAGACATGAGCAGGAGTCTGCTCTACGCTATCAG TAATAACATTGGTCAGATCGCATATCTGCAGTCAGAAAAGCACTCGGTCAAACACATTTATTTCGGTGGCTCATTCATTCGGGGCCACCGGCAAACGATGAACACTCTCTCCTACGCCATCCGCTTTTGGTCCAAGGGCGAGAAGCAAGCGTATTTCCTCCGCCACGAGGGCTACCTAGGCGCTGTCGGTGCTTTCATCCGACGCCAGCCGCAAAACTGGGGTCGCAGAAACAGTGTTGACGACGTGGTCGCACCGCAGGCGGTCCGAAACCTCGTCCAAAATGGCTATGCCCTTCAACCACATGGCAGGCCGTTCAGCGAGCTATAA
- a CDS encoding Centromere protein Cenp-O: protein MTTATSRAPASPDPEEEELDTEITSIRVEIQNLQKHKRILSSSLLTTDAIQKFLRKQPKPLTTTNQTDPLAALSPLVHAAGTHASSNHHRIAFGATAFPFKDPSPTSSAGTLLGVRIDVCARNGRFAKPYYILLKHEQSRAGLGPGSTKMLKVHRHTVPGFISIAKLESAYLPHPGIPRRVGNGDGDAGEWSGEEEHAEPAKPWKKSGSSIQKQDLRGFVRELRRELVAWHMRVDAIDFLREKLGLVAAEGVSLPFDISPDRDTGIVSLAAVAAEARYVRVEWVDGRVGRLKLSNAGIVERAVVIGDQGRDKKVEDAMTGGGGRIETVLDRLRVDTLSGSAGL from the exons ATGACAACAGCCACGTCTCGCGCCCCTGCATCACCAGAcccagaagaagaggagCTAGACACGGAGATCACCTCAATCCGTGTTGAAA TTCAAAACCTCCAAAAACACAAGCGCATCCTCTCATCCAGCCTCCTAACAACCGACGCAATCCAAAAATTCCTCCGCAAACAACCCAAACCTCTCACCACAACAAACCAAACCGACCCCCTAGCAGCATTATCTCCCCTTGTCCATGCCGCCGGCACACACGCCTCCTCAAATCACCACCGCATCGCCTTCGGTGCAACCGCCTTCCCATTCAAAGACCCATCCCCAACCTCCAGCGCTGGAACTCTCCTCGGCGTGCGCATCGACGTATGCGCCCGCAACGGCCGTTTCGCAAAACCATACTATATACTCCTCAAGCATGAGCAGAGTCGCGCGGGCCTTGGTCCTGGTTCTACGAAGATGTTGAAAGTGCATCGACACACCGTGCCGGGGTTTATATCGATAGCGAAGCTAGAGAGTGCTTACCTACCGCATCCCGGTATACCACGTAGGGTAGGGAATGGGGACGGGGATGCGGGAGAATGGTCTGGCGAGGAAGAGCACGCTGAGCCCGCGAAGCCGTGGAAGAAGAGTGGCAGCTCTATCCAGAAGCAAGATCTGCGGGGATTTGTACGCGAGCTTCGGAGGGAGTTGGTTGCGTGGCACATGCGCGTGGATGCGATTGACTTCCTGCGTGAGAAATTGGGTCTTGTTGCTGCGGAGGGGGTGTCGTTGCCGTTTGATATTTCGCCGGATCGGGATACGGGCATTGTGTCTTTAGCTGCCGTTGCGGCTGAGGCGCGGTATGTGCGGGTTGAGTGGGTTGATGGACGGGTTGGACGGCTGAAGTTGTCGAATGCGGGGATTGTGGAAAGGGCTGTTGTTATTGGTGATCAGGGGAGGGATAAGAAGGTTGAGGATGCGATGACTGGTGGTGGAGGGAGGATTGAGACGGTTTTGGATAGGTTGAGAGTAGATACGTTGTCTGGATCAGCTGGGCTGTGA
- a CDS encoding DEAD/DEAH box RNA helicase, putative — translation MESYDEPDAASAAGAASAVDSASAGEVASGKDLNIAEPPVRGVLSGVGPNPQAAQKIAREKGWTDPVPFEYAELANSKDHRDWAGIAVRYEWKDEYGDVGPAVPELEDQLFHGELIARAGAKLDELNSYKVNIESPNEIKAVTEWANFGLHPVMLENVRLCGYEQPTAVQSYAIPAVLANLDVIAVAQTGSGKTGAFLIPILSKLMGKARKLAAPRPNTTERFNPREDAVRAEPLVLIVCPTRELATQIFDDARRLCYRSMLRPCVAYGGAPSSLQREELQKGCDILIATPGRLLDFMAQTHVLSLRRVRYTVIDEADEMLEADWEEEFKKIMSGGDVNEDDDHRYLMFSATFNKDFRKLAKQYLSQDHVRLRVGRAGSSHHNVVQDIIWVDKDKKMRAIYDLLISMPPVRTLIFVNSKEQVDFVDDYLYNSGMPTTSIHSGRTQREREDAMRAFRSAKCPVMVATGVSARGLDVINVLHVVNYDLPRAMHGGITEYVHRIGRTARIGNEGIATSFYNERDEDIAEDLVKILIECKQLVPEFLKDFRPEGDVLEFDDDSDKEFFDNPSNAGSDAGFAAGSDAEVESEAGSAAAEPSDAEDANTEPAEKNEPAVPKPIVPRPTATSEEEEASSWWKPASPLAERQKWREEEDKRQETKAGLASSHWAPRPPSPQDPDSFWM, via the exons ATGGAATCTTACGATGagcctgatgctgcatcgGCTGCAGGCGCTGCCTCAGCCGTTGACTCGGCCTCAGCCGGTGAAGTTGCTTCTGGAAAGGATCTCAACATTGCAGAGCCTCCTGTCAGAGGCGTTCTTTCTGGTGTCGGCCCCAACCCCCAGGCCGCTCAAAAGATTGCTCGCGAAAAGGGTTGGACTGACCCAGTGCCCTTCGAATATGCTGAGCTTGCTAATAGCAAGGACCATCGTGATTGGGCTGGAATTGCCGTCCGTTACGAATGGAAGGACGAATATGGAGATGTTGGTCCTGCTGTCCCTGAATTGGAGGACCAGCTTTTCCATGGTGAACTGATTGCGCGTGCTGGGGCTAAGCTCGACGA ACTGAACAGCTACAAGGTCAACATCGAGAGTCCTAATGAAATCAAGGCGGTTACGGAG TGGGCAAACTTTGGTTTGCATCCAGTCATGCTGGAGAACGTTCGTCTCTGCGGGTACGAACAACCCACTGCGGTTCAGTCATATGCAATTCCAGCTGTTCTGGCCAATTTGGATGTTATTGCCGTGGCCCAAACTG GCTCTGGAAAGACGGGAGCTTTCCTCATTCCAATTCTTTCCAAGTTGATGGGCAAAGCGAGGAAGCTGGCTGCTCCTCGGCCCAACACCACAGAAAGATTCAACCCAAGAGAGGATGCTGTGCGAGCAGAGCCTTTGGTTCTAATTGTCTGCCCCACTCGGGAATTGGCAACTCAAATCTTCGATGATGCGCGTCGGTTATGCTATCGTTCCATGCTGCGTCCATGTGTCGCTTATGGCGGTGCTCCTTCTAGCCTTCAACGTGAAGAGCTTCAGAAGGGATGCGACATTCTGATTGCCACTCCAGGCCGTCTTCTTGATTTTATGGCACAGACTCATGTTCTTTCGCTCCGCCGCGTTCG ATATACCGTGATTGACGAGGCGGATGAAATGCTGGAAGCTGACTGGGAGGAAGAGTTCAAAAAAATCATGTCTGGAGGAG ATGTgaacgaggatgatgatcaTCGCTACTTGATGTTCTCCGCCACCTTCAACAAGGATTTCCGGAAACTTGCAAAGCAGTATCTCAGCCAGGACCATGTGCGCCTCCGCGTTGGTCGAGCCGGCAGCTCGCACCATAACGTTGTGCAGGAT ATTATTTGGGTTGACAAAGACAAGAAGATGCGCGCAATCTATGATCTTCTGATCAGCATGCCGCCTGTTCGTACCTTGATTTTCGTCAACAGCAAGGAGCAGGTTGACTTCGTCGATGATTACCTTTACAACTCTGGAATGCCCACCACTTCTATTCACAGTGGAAGAACTCAACGTGAGCGAGAGGACGCTAT GCGTGCCTTCCGGTCCGCGAAGTGTCCAGTTATGGTTGCTACCGGCGTCTCCGCTCGTGGACTTGATGTTATCAATGTGCTCCACGTCGTGAATTACGATCTCCCCAGGGCGATGCACGGGGGCATCACTGAATACGTTCACCGTATTG GACGTACTGCTCGCATTGGAAACGAAGGAATCGCCACCTCTTTCTACAATGAACGTGATGAGGATATTGCCGAGGATCTTGTAAAGATCTTGATCGAATGCAAGCAACTGGTCCCGGAGTTCCTCAAAGATTTTCGCCCTGAGGGCGATGTGCTGGAATTTGACGATGACTCTGATAAGGAGTTCTTTGATAACCCATCTAACGCTGGTTCTGACGCTGGCTTTGCTGCTGGCTCTGACGCTGAGGTTGAATCCGAAGCAGgatctgctgctgctgaACCTAGTGACGCCGAGGATGCGAACACGGAGCCTGCCGAAAAAAACGAGCCCGCTGTTCCCAAGCCCATTGTTCCCAGACCCACCGCTACatccgaggaggaggaggcttCTTCATGGTGGAAGCCTGCCTCGCCCTTGGCTGAACGCCAGAAGTGgagggaagaggaagataaGCGCCAGGAGACCAAGGCTGGTCTGGCGAGTTCTCACTGGGCCCCCCGGCCCCCTTCTCCCCAGGATCCCGATTCGTTCTGGATGTAG